One segment of Alnus glutinosa chromosome 2, dhAlnGlut1.1, whole genome shotgun sequence DNA contains the following:
- the LOC133859619 gene encoding F-box protein At5g39250: protein MTYEEVLKAVFPLLEGVDLASCMAVCKQWRDIARDDYFWKCICAKRWPSICKQRSPPTVTYYKLYQTFYKRQHCRTLPPPKLSFDDLDFFIDIWTEDRLIFSEVVPGQVLQNGFKIPPPGICDVLRFHLEGPEFRMRLPVKPRFTVPLSQTVSVSVLVARKDSNTVACIINKTMFEYIDQTAYRAMAFDYLDFSPVHPFISGARAWFSLLFIEDGNEDVIDVFGIEMDFCDTANSKEEVLWLLDMLDWQ, encoded by the coding sequence ATGACATACGAAGAAGTTTTGAAAGCTGTTTTTCCTTTATTGGAGGGTGTAGACCTTGCTTCTTGTATGGCAGTATGTAAGCAGTGGAGAGACATTGCCCGAGATGATTACTTTTGGAAATGCATATGTGCCAAGAGATGGCCTTCGATCTGCAAGCAGCGTAGCCCTCCAACTGTAACCTACTACAAGCTTTATCAAACCTTTTATAAACGCCAGCATTGTCGAACCCTTCCCCCCCCAAAGCTGTCCTTTGatgatttggatttttttattgacATTTGGACTGAGGATAGATTAATCTTTTCAGAAGTAGTCCCAGGCCAGGTCTTACAAAATGGTTTCAAGATCCCACCACCAGGAATCTGTGATGTGCTTAGATTTCACCTGGAGGGCCCTGAGTTCAGGATGAGACTACCTGTTAAGCCAAGATTCACTGTTCCTCTGAGCCAGACTGTTAGTGTTTCGGTGCTTGTGGCGCGCAAGGATTCCAATACTGTTGCTTGCATCATTAATAAAACCATGTTTGAGTATATAGATCAGACAGCATATAGGGCCATGGCATTTGACTATTTAGACTTCTCTCCTGTCCACCCCTTCATTTCAGGTGCCCGGGCTTGGTTCTCTTTGCTTTTCATTGAAGATGGAAATGAAGATGTTATTGATGTTTTCGGGATTGAAATGGATTTCTGTGATACTGCAAATTCCAAGGAAGAGGTTCTATGGTTATTAGACATGCTTGATTGGCAGTGA
- the LOC133861222 gene encoding expansin-A25-like, producing MITIDGQIDNSWYSAHATFYGDMSGGETMKGACGYGDLNKQGYGLQTAALSTALFNNGSSCGACFEIMCVDDPQWCVQNAGTIKVTATNFCPPNYKKPAGNWCNPPLKHFDLSMPMFTKLAPMRAGIIPVKFRRIPCNKRGGVKFEIKGNRFWLLVLLYNVGGAGDVANVKIKGSGANQWIQMTRSWGQNWQTGAVLGGQRLSFQVTTSDGKTLQFDDVAPANWQFGQNFEAKANF from the exons ATGATCACCATTGATGGGCAAATAGATAATAGTTGGTATAGTGCGCATGCAACGTTCTACGGTGACATGTCCGGTGGAGAAACCATGA AGGGTGCTTGTGGATATGGGGATCTTAACAAGCAAGGGTATGGCCTCCAGACAGCGGCACTAAGCACTGCACTATTCAACAATGGAAGCAGCTGCGGCGCTTGCTTTGAGATCATGTGCGTGGATGATCCACAATGGTGTGTACAAAACGCAGGCACGATCAAAGTCACGGCCACCAATTTCTGTCCTCCTAACTACAAGAAGCCTGCCGGGAATTGGTGCAATCCCCCGCTCAAGCACTTCGACCTGTCGATGCCCATGTTCACAAAACTTGCACCAATGAGAGCTGGGATTATTCCAGTCAAGTTTCGCCGAATCCCATGCAACAAGAGAGGAGGGGTTAAGTTCGAGATCAAGGGGAATCGTTTTTGGTTGCTCGTGTTGTTGTACAACGTTGGGGGTGCCGGCGACGTTGCTAATGTCAAGATCAAGGGCTCTGGAGCTAATCAGTGGATTCAAATGACACGCAGCTGGGGCCAAAATTGGCAGACTGGGGCGGTGTTGGGAGGGCAAAGGTTGTCTTTCCAAGTGACTACCAGTGATGGGAAAACGTTGCAGTTTGATGATGTTGCCCCTGCTAATTGGCAATTTGGTCAAAACTTTGAGGCCAAGGCTAACTTTTAG
- the LOC133861634 gene encoding transcription factor UPBEAT1-like, giving the protein MSSTAEKRKALLRRTRRRLTRRTSSRRRLQARPCRARRSFNNGGRTCSKVSDKLEALKNLIPAHNGETVNPDQLFKETAEYIVLLRTQVVILQRLVEFYGSSGMNNVVL; this is encoded by the coding sequence ATGAGTTCAACTGCAGAGAAGCGCAAAGCCTTGctgagaagaacaagaagaagactGACAAGAAGAACCAGCTCAAGAAGACGGCTCCAAGCGCGTCCTTGTAGAGCTCGGAGAAGCTTCAACAATGGCGGGCGCACGTGCTCCAAGGTCTCAGACAAGTTGGAGGCCCTCAAGAACCTCATTCCAGCCCACAATGGTGAAACAGTAAATCCCGACCAGCTGTTTAAAGAAACTGCGGAGTACATCGTTCTCTTGAGGACCCAGGTCGTGATCTTGCAGAGACTCGTTGAGTTTTATGGGTCTAGTGGGATGAACAATGTTGTATTATAG